A stretch of Cicer arietinum cultivar CDC Frontier isolate Library 1 chromosome 5, Cicar.CDCFrontier_v2.0, whole genome shotgun sequence DNA encodes these proteins:
- the LOC101507820 gene encoding uncharacterized protein, with protein sequence MAISCYTFITPSTPSLSLHIHSSTHLPHRVSYTNASLSSSSSSNDSKAPSSSLSVPSSTTSTPYVESRPPEPAFNYAYANSNGNPLVRMVRNIESTIERVIFDFRFFALLAVGGSLAGSLLCFLNGCVYIVDAYKVYWSSCVKGVHTGKMVLRLVEAIDVYLAGTVMLIFGMGLYGLFISNTPPDVSPAVDRALKGSSLFGMFALKERPKWMKISSLDELKTKVGHVIVMILLVKMFERSKMVVIATGLDLLSYSVCIFLSSASLYILHNLHKQD encoded by the exons ATGGCTATCTCTTGTTACACCTTCATCACTCCTTCTACACCCTCTCTTTCTCTTCACATCCATAGTTCAACACATCTTCCCCATAGAGTTTCTTATACAAATGCTTCTTTAAGTTCTTCATCTTCCTCCAATGATTCCAAAGCACCATCATCATCACTGAGTGTGCCTTCTTCAACTACATCAACTCCTTATGTTGAATCTAGGCCACCTGAGCCTGCCTTTAACTATGCATATGCCAACTCCAATGGCAACCCACTTGTTAGGATGGTTCGAAATATCGAGTCTACCATCGAAAGg GTCATTTTCGACTTCCGTTTCTTTGCACTCCTTGCTGTTGGAGGTTCCTTGGCTGGCTCACTCCTCTGCTTTCTAAAT ggTTGTGTGTATATTGTTGACGCATACAAAGTCTATTGGTCCAGCTGTGTCAAAGGAGTTCACACTGGAAAGATGGTTCTGAGGCTAGTTGAAGCAATTG ATGTTTATCTTGCTGGTACTGTTATGTTGATTTTTGGTATGGGCTTATATGGATTGTTCATCAGCAACACACCTCCCGATGTATCGCCTGCCGTCGATCGTGCTCTTAAAGGATCATCTCTCTTTGGAATGTTCGCTTTGAAG GAGAGGCCTAAGTGGATGAAAATAAGCTCACTTGATGAATTGAAGACAAAAGTTGGACACGTTATTGTAATGATTCTTCTTGTAAAAATGTTTGAGAGGAGCAAAATGGTTGTCATTGCCACAGGATTGGATTTACTTAGTTATTCAGTTTGTATTTTCTTATCATCTGCTTCTTTGTATATCCTTCATAATCTGCATAAGCAAGATTAA